In Chelmon rostratus isolate fCheRos1 chromosome 9, fCheRos1.pri, whole genome shotgun sequence, the following proteins share a genomic window:
- the frmpd1b gene encoding FERM and PDZ domain-containing protein 1 → MEEKERCRSRSPARRASRVQQVVGTIIRRTRESLSRERLLGDGRSQRSNSLSNQNFQAKLTLQITRDPVLDSSTGHGFALTTNAPLLVRDIATGSPADGILFPGDQVLQINDTVLEDLSNEQVENILRDLEDCITVTILRHMTNPKSSIMSAEKRARLRSNPVKVRFAEEVVVNGHTQGNSLLFLPNVLKVYLENGQTKAFKFDNTTTVKDIVLTLKDKLSIRAIEYFALVLEQQYSITKLLLLHEDELIQKVVQKKDSHDYRCLFRVCFIPRDPTDLLQDDPSAFEYLFLQSVGDVLQERFAVEMKCNTALRLAALHMHERLDSCGQTRTSIKSITKEFGLDSFISPTLLGNMREKDLRKAISYHLKKIQSLLEPRQKVISATQARLAYLTQLGELISYGGRSYTATMMLQDREVLVSLLVGAKYGMSQVINHKLNVISTLVEFSSISRVELLSESDKVSLLRISLHDMKPFALLMDSLAAKDLGCLLGGYYKLLVDPNVSVFRLGRPKVRVHRIPAEEGVCGRFAVIEGVCYESLSSYVSRCCSDSDDSTDEDDPMDSQNYKRPDPASQDWEERRREEEEKRREEERREREEHKGKQEVKIIVTTEGKENESEEEGGATGSGLRKFSIMDEEMNLETTWYHTDPRVTSSFSSLSSGSLSAALEDSSAAAKAPSRLDARRGPRTSEDLPSLDVHHPYLLEPKRHQGPLRPTNLNYRGNDNACLCFAELSKADFLPSPPEATSDDDNDDDDEEEEQGMEELRRISKIPSSRDLRMIDSMPFERSPIKRKKKIPPKVPLRTSSIPGLKAGQAEQRLSKDEEGLFLTPSPNPKPALLVKETASESEDEFFDAQERFTPPVPDLSDAELADRRNANRLSGTWNGLPGLPGKEPSSPLANKAQLCKIKKEVEKSPTNQLANQQPSPPKPPQKPEVKVKPPLAPKPQLPPKPQIIPPKSPQHGRSYAHCNGDASGRLSSELLEMEPDTMEFKSVTSGTGGLPLSSPLITAVRCRKQPLPITTPQTEEKTKRQEHSPKHNKDLLHGAHVVSNDKAYIPHEKETPKVEEKSNGTVLPTKKPPNLPPIPRSNSGTKLAIPPPVPPKPTSPTNLHPLSLPASSPVSPTDPSKGIFKDSVSPPNGIHPWSSRNGSVQSAPRRVSLSHESLSPKNTDAPLTLTTSLTSTNSKGVGCIENREPGRSGSGSDLRTSSSSLGGRLPASALRGKIQALPWYMTRSQEILGTLDYPSTSSINGDTSGFGSGLSVASGLSDLNKTPVKEKETVTLKLGGKGNILDDGAEVVIATIKEAEEVSSHMKKADGTNGSHPNLSFKENSAHRGSVSSEQPQSRLHSAVGLGGVSSMQIGGDSPTSSLADSTPSQQHQEACGCRTVYANCFSGDTEDGVSFDEELTVYEFSRRTRPKPARPAPVSSPTTPSPNPNILSLLRDNPRPLSTFSSASSELSPLVSRPVSPTTSLGCPLRSLTNKNYGGLKGGFASLRHDIDQLLLVLERGALEQNQQTSCQDSKLDVTGIKVQPDLNHNGTEGSTMPAPSPNCTGTSTAAMTEAERSLLQTEARRLASGCQRATRVGWAPDEALRSLSNSFSALVQLSAACLRTNPCPGCDICHNVSLVHRDEDDDNQEPMDKLKEIVGLYREFVGAVETAGTGAGVGGKSVGLNGSGQGQGESDGVRLLAKRCTVLISSVFALTQLFRTRTLDTSDTPGHVPLNF, encoded by the exons atggaggagaaggagcgaTGTAGGAGCAGGTCTCCAGCTCGACGGGCCAGTCGGGTGCAGCAGGTGGTGGGAACAATAATACGTCGCACCCGAGAGTCGCTCAGCAG AGAGCGGTTGCTAGGCGATGGCAGGTCGCAGCGCTCCAACAGTCTGTCCAATCAGAACTTCCAGGCCAAGCTGACGCTGCAGATCACCAGGGACCCAGTCCTGGACAGCAGCACTGGACATGGCTTCGCCCTCACCACAAATGCACCCCTGCTGGTCAGGGACATCGCCACAG ggAGTCCTGCAGATGGGATACTGTTCCCAGGGGACCAGGTGCTGCAGATTAATGATACAGTGCTGGAGGATTTGAGCAACGAGCAGGTGGAAAACATCTTAAG GGACTTGGAGGATTGTATCACTGTGACTATTCTGCGGCACATGACA AATCCCAAGTCATCCATCATGTCGGCAGAGAAGAGAGCTCGCCTGAGGAGTAATCCAGTTAAAGTGCGCTTCGCAGAGGAGGTGGTGGTCAACGGGCACACTCAG GGAAACTCTCTTCTCTTCCTGCCCAATGTCCTGAAAGTCTATCTAGAGAACGGACAGACCAAGGCCTTCAAGTTTGACAACACCACCACAGTCAAA GACATTGTCCTGACTCTGAAGGATAAACTGTCCATCCGGGCCATCGAGTACTTTGCCCTGGTGCTAGAGCAACAGTACAGCATCACCAAGCTACTGCTACTGCACGAAGATGAGCTCATACAGAAG GTGGTGCAGAAAAAAGACTCCCACGACTACAGATGTCTGTTCAGGGTGTGTTTCATCCCCAGAGACCCCACGGACCTGCTGCAGGATGACCCCTCCGCCTTTGAGTACCTCTTTTTACAG agtGTCGGGGACGTGCTGCAGGAGCGTTTTGCAGTAGAGATGAAGTGTAACACTGCACTCCGCCTGGCTGCCCTGCACATGCACGAGAGACTAGATAGTTGTGGACAGACCAGGACCTCTATTAAGAGTATTAC GAAGGAGTTTGGCCTTGACAGTTTCATCTCTCCCACGCTGCTTGGCAACATGAGGGAAAAGGACCTGAGGAAAGCCATCAGCTATCACCTAAAAAAGATTCAGTCCCTGCTAGAGCCACGCCAGAAG GTAATATCTGCTACTCAGGCTCGGTTGGCCTACCTCACTCAGCTGGGAGAGCTCATCTCATATGGGGGACGATCATACACAGCTACAATGATG CTTCAGGACAGGGAGGTGTTGGTTAGCCTGCTGGTGGGAGCCAAGTATGGGATGAGTCAGGTTATCAACCACAAGCTCAACGTGATTTCTACACTGGTGGAGTTCAGCAGCATCAGCCGAGTGGAGTTGCTATCGGAGTCAGACAAAGTCAGCCTACTGCGCATCTCACTGCATGACATGAAG CCATTTGCCTTACTGATGGACTCTCTGGCAGCCAAAGACTTAGGGTGTTTGCTGGGAGGCTACTACAAACTCCTGGTGGATCCCAATGTCAGTGTCTTCCGTCTGGGGCGCCCAAAAGTGAGGGTGCACCGGATTCCTGCTGAAGaaggtgtgtgtgggaggtTCGCCGTAATAGAGGGCGTGTGCTATGAATCCCTATCAA GTTATGTGTCTCGCTGCTGTAGCGACTCAGATGACTCAACAGATGAGGATGACCCAATGGATTCTCAGAATTATAAACGTCCAGACCCAGCAAGTCAGGActgggaggaaaggaggagagaggaggaagaaaagaggagagaggaagaaagaagagagcGAGAAGAGCAcaaaggcaaacaggaagtgaagataATAGTGACAACAGAAGGTAAGGAAAATGAGagtgaagaggaaggaggagcaACAGGAAGTGGTCTGCGTAAATTTAGTATTATGGATGAAGAAATGAACCTGGAAACCACCTGGTACCACACTGACCCACGGGTcaccagcagcttctccagcttGTCTAGTGGCTCCTTGAGTGCTGCCCTGGAGGacagcagtgctgcagccaaAGCCCCATCTCGTCTGGATGCACGCCGTGGGCCACGCACAAGCGAGGATCTACCGAGCTTGGACGTTCACCATCCCTACCTCCTGGAGCCAAAACGCCACCAAGGGCCCTTGCGACCCACCAACCTCAATTACCGTGGCAATGACAATGCTTGCCTTTGCTTTGCTGAGCTCTCTAAGGCTGATTTCCTGCCTAGCCCACCTGAGGCTACcagtgatgatgacaatgatgatgatgatgaggaggaggagcagggaatGGAGGAACTCAGACGCATTTCTAAGATCCCTAGTTCCAGAGATTTGAGAATGATTGATAGCATGCCCTTTGAAAGATCACccattaaaagaaagaaaaagatccCTCCCAAAGTCCCATTAAGGACAAGCTCAATTCCCGGGCTCAAAGCGGGACAGGCTGAGCAGCGCCTCTCCAAGGATGAAGAGGGTCTATTCCTGACACCTTCACCCAACCCCAAACCAGCTCTGCTTGTCAAAGAGACTGCCTCAGAGTCTGAGGATGAGTTTTTTGATGCACAGGAGAGATTTACTCCCCCAGTTCCTGATCTATCAG ACGCTGAGCTGGCTGACCGGCGAAATGCTAATCGGTTGAGTGGAACCTGGAATGGTCTTCCAGGTCTCCCAGGAAAAGAGCCATCATCCCCTCTTGCCAATAAAGCCCAATTATGTAAAATCAAGAAGGAAGTTGAGAAAAGCCCCACAAATCAACTTGCCAACCAACAGCCCAGTCCACCAAAGCCACCTCAGAAACCTGAAGTTAAGGTCAAACCACCATTGGCACCTAAGCCCCAGCTGCCTCCCAAACCTCAGATCATTCCTCCCAAATCCCCCCAGCATGGGAGATCATATGCACACTGCAATGGGGATGCCTCTGGACGTCTGTCCTCTGAACTCCTCGAAATGGAGCCAGACACCATGGAATTCAAGTCTGTCACATCTGGGACAGGTGGACTCCCTCTGTCATCACCCCTGATCACAGCAGTGCGGTGCAGGAAGCAACCACTACCCATtacaacaccacaaactgaggaaaaaacaaagaggcaaGAACACAGCCCAAAACATAATAAAGATCTGCTGCATGGAGCACATGTTGTTTCCAATGACAAAGCATACATTCCTCATGAAAAGGAAACTCCTAAAGTTGAGGAGAAAAGCAATGGGACTGTCCTACCCACAAAAAAGCCACCGAACCTACCCCCTATCCCTCGATCTAATTCAGGTACAAAGTTAGCCATTCCCCCACCAGTGCCCCCCAAACCCACTTCTCCCACCAATTTACACCCCTTATCACTACCTGCTAGCTCTCCTGTTTCCCCAACTGATCCAAGCAAAGGGATTTTTAAGGACAGCGTCAGTCCACCAAATGGAATCCACCCATGGAGCAGCCGCAATGGCAGCGTCCAATCAGCACCCAGGAGGGTCTCTCTGAGTCATGAAAGCCTGTCACCCAAAAATACAGATGCACCTCTCACCCTTACCACCTCTCTCACCTCAACCAACTCTAAAGGTGTAGGGTGCATAGAAAACAGAGAACCTGGGAGATCTGGATCAGGATCAGACCTCAGAACGAGCTCATCCAGCCTGGGAGGCAGACTTCCAGCTTCTGCCCTGAGAGGGAAGATCCAGGCTCTGCCTTGGTACATGACCCGTTCCCAGGAGATTTTGGGAACTCTGGACTATCCCTCCACTAGCTCCATCAATGGAGATACATCTGGATTTGGCTCCGGTCTGTCTGTGGCCAGTGGTTTGTCAGACTTAAACAAGACCCCTGTCAAGGAAAAAGAGACAGTGACCTTAAAATTGGGGGGGAAAGGGAACATTTTAGATGATGGAGCTGAGGTTGTTATAGCCACCATcaaagaggcagaggaagtgaGCTCACACATGAAAAAGGCCGATGGGACAAACGGCTCCCACCCTAATCTGAGCTTTAAAGAGAATAGTGCACACCGTGGTAGTGTTTCATCAGAGCAGCCTCAGTCACGGCTCCATTCAGCAGTTGGGTTGGGAGGTGTGTCCAGCATGCAAATTGGAGGTGACTCACCAACCTCCTCACTCGCAGATAGTACTCCTTCACAACAGCACCAGGAGGCTTGTGGCTGCCGCACCGTTTATGCCAACTGTTTCAGTGGAGACACCGAAGATGGTGTAAGCTTTGACGAGGAGCTTACCGTTTATGAGTTCTCCCGCCGTACACGCCCCAAGCCAGCCCGACCTGCACCTGTCTCTTCTCCCACGACACCATCTCCAAACCCCAATATTCTGTCACTGCTTAGGGACAACCCTCGCCCACTCTCTACTTTCTCCAGTGCCTCCTCGGAACTCAGTCCCCTAGTTTCACGTCCAGTTTCCCCCACAACCTCACTTGGTTGTCCACTTCGTTCACTTACCAACAAGAATTATGGTGGGCTCAAAGGAGGTTTTGCCTCCCTACGTCACGATATAGACCAACTTCTGTTGGTCTTAGAAAGGGGAGCACTtgaacaaaaccaacaaacatCATGTCAAGACTCAAAGCTGGATGTCACAGGCATAAAAGTACAGCCTGACCTAAATCACAATGGAACTGAAGGCAGTACTATGCCAGCACCCAGCCCAAATTGTACTGGGACAAGCACTGCCGCCATGACAGAGGCTGAAAGGAGTCTTCTCCAGACAGAGGCTCGACGATTGGCATCTGGGTGTCAACGAGCCACACGGGTAGGCTGGGCTCCTGATGAAGCCCTACGCTCTTTATCTAACAGCTTCAGTGCCCTAGTTCAGTTGTCAGCTGCCTGCCTGCGAACAAACCCCTGCCCTGGTTGCGACATCTGCCATAATGTGAGTCTGGTCCACagggatgaggatgatgacaaCCAGGAACCCATGGACAAGCTAAAAGAGATAGTGGGTTTGTACCGGGAGTTTGTTGGGGCTgttgaaacagctggaactggTGCTGGTGTTGGGGGTAAGAGTGTGGGCCTCAATGGGTCTGGGCAGGGTCAGGGAGAGAGTGATGGGGTAAGGCTACTAGCCAAACGCTGCACTGTTCTCATCTCCTCTGTATTCGCACTCACACAGCTCTTCCGGACACGCACACTAGACACCTCAGACACGCCTGGACACGTACCTCTCAACTTTTGA
- the slc25a51b gene encoding solute carrier family 25 member 51b, which translates to MAVSTMDSESARTPQPQAALTKGGRSMLPAGVLSARLGHHGKHYVCGSIAAFTNIVVTFPIQKVLFRQQLHGVLATEAVRQLQRDGLRNLYRGLLPPLLQKSTTVAIMFGLYEDFSIVLLDRAAGSGIPELVTRSFAAALAGTAEAILMPFERVQTLLQDHRHHGRFNNTAHTFRTLLSEYGVRECYRGLVPILLRNGPSNVLFFGLRGPIKEQLPEASSRAGHLVNDFVCGGLLGAALGIMFYPLNVVKSRAQSQVGGAFQPCREVLLTVWRERGGSVAMLFRGAHLNYHRSLLSWGIINATYELLLKIM; encoded by the coding sequence ATGGCTGTTAGCACCATGGACTCTGAGTCAGCCAGGACACCTCAGCCTCAGGCTGCCCTGACTAAAGGAGGCCGCTCCATGCTGCCTGCTGGGGTTCTGAGTGCCAGGCTGGGCCATCATGGGAAGCACTATGTATGCGGCTCCATTGCAGCTTTTACCAACATTGTGGTGACCTTCCCCATCCAGAAGGTGCTGTTCCGCCAGCAGCTGCACGGTGTGTTGGCCACTGAGGCAGTGCGGCAGCTCCAGAGGGATGGGCTGAGGAATCTTTACCGGGGCCTGCTTCCCCCACTGCTCCAGAAGAGCACTACGGTGGCCATCATGTTTGGCCTGTATGAGGACTTCTCTATAGTCTTACTAGACCGGGCCGCTGGCAGTGGTATACCGGAGCTAGTCACCCGAAGCTTTGCTGCAGCATTGGCGGGAACCGCAGAAGCAATCCTGATGCCATTTGAGCGGGTGCAGACTCTCCTACAAGACCATCGGCACCACGGGCGCTTCAACAACACAGCCCACACCTTCCGAACACTTCTGTCTGAGTATGGTGTCAGGGAGTGCTACCGTGGCCTCGTGCCCATACTCCTCCGTAATGGCCCAAGCAATGTGCTCTTCTTCGGACTCCGCGGGCCCATCAAGGAGCAGCTCCCAGAAGCCAGTAGCCGGGCAGGTCACTTGGTTAATGATTTTGTGTGTGGAGGGTTGTTGGGGGCAGCCCTTGGCATCATGTTTTATCCATTAAATGTGGTAAAATCCCGAGCTCAGTCTCAGGTTGGTGGAGCCTTCCAGCCTTGCAGGGAGGTGCTGCTAACGGTGTGGAGAGAAAGGGGTGGCAGTGTAGCTATGCTCTTCAGAGGAGCCCACCTCAACTACCACCGTTCACTCCTCTCCTGGGGGATCATCAATGCCACctatgagctgctgctgaagatcATGTGA
- the ints10 gene encoding integrator complex subunit 10, which translates to MSAQKDCEFLVKRARELVSDDPCAAKAWLITARTLYPTDFNIQYEMYIIERNAERTASAGRLLYDMFMNFPDQPIVWREISVITAALRSDSQDKHAQFLRGLFETLPGRVQCEMLLKATEQCFNTLEKAEMLLLLLKRFPESVVQHGVNLGETLLEAEASESMETPVNCFRKLFVCDVLPLVINNMDMRLPASLMQKYMLKAAEFYIGYVTRGPSPDVQMQGSQEGGALKSPSVSRGSQRYVIDGLSEKSSVVAEPWERLLDILAVVGARCEWQGDKGQRSYVDMLQRVKELCRYLPGLEGDTRSRCCSQVVICAALVLFRSAFLYVSAVQPALFQGVNALSSGPWILVEDLSSVYNDVEVERGAVKHAHKKRKLADGREKTMSSDDEEGLGKGRGRHILVNKTDMPSWSETLDSFRTARESWDLLHSHDGLETEFKKICAAWKTDSWLWFRIFLTDMIIYQGQYRKALSSLHQMAAVQQPQPGQQSPSGQASVEHHRALIQQASCHYALGEFRMACEKLLDVVSGLVPPNQEPTKAPEDQGRVKIKTRKGNDLRLLPCTSKAILPFCLQLMLACFKLRAFTDSRDDLSLGHVVVLLQHDWPQGEMLFLKAVDKICQQGSFQYENFFNYVTNIDMLEEFAYLRTPEGGRIQLELLPNQGMLIKHHTVTRGITKGVKEDFRLAMERQVSRCGENLFSVLHRFCINEKVIIIQSLP; encoded by the exons ATGTCAGCGCAAAAAGACTGCGAGTTTTTGGTGAAAAGAGCCCGGGAGCTGGTCTCTGATGATCCCTGTGCGGCCAAAGCCTGGCTCATAACTGCCAGAACTCTGTACCCTACAGACTTCAACATACAG TATGAAATGTACATCATTGAACGCAACGCAGAGAGGACAGCTTCGGCAGGGAGACTGCTGTATGACAT GTTCATGAACTTTCCAGATCAGCCCATTGTTTGGCGAGAGATCAGTGTCATCACAGCTGCCCTGCGCAGTGACTCTCaggacaaacatgcacagtttcTGCGAG GGCTTTTTGAGACACTGCCAGGCCGTGTGCAATGTGAGATGCTACTGAAAGCCACGGAGCAGTGTTTCAACACTTTGGAAAAGGCAGAGATGCTGCTTCTCCTTCTCAAGCGCTTTCCAGAGTCTGTGGTGCAACATGGA GTCAATCTTGGAGAAACACTGTTAGAGGCGGAGGCATCAGAGAGTATGGAGACTCCGGTCAACTGCTTCAGAAAACTTTTTG tgtgtgatgtccTTCCTTTGGTCATAAATAACATGGACATGCGCTTGCCAGCCAGCCTGATGCAGAAGTACatgctgaaagcagctgaattCTACATCGGCTATGTTACCCGTGGACCCTCACCTGATGTACAAATGCAGG gCTCTCAAGAAGGTGGGGCTCTGAAGTCACCGAGTGTGTCCCGTGGCTCCCAGCGTTATGTGATTGACGGCCTGTCAGAAAAGTCATCAGTGGTAGCAGAACCTTGGGAGAGGCTGTTGGATATCCTCGCTGTGGTTGGAGCACGCTGCGAGTGGCAGGGAGACAAGGGACAGAG GAGTTATGTGGACATGCTGCAGAGAGTGAAGGAACTGTGTCGCTACCTGCCCGGTCTGGAAGGAGACACAAGGTCCCGTTGCTGTAGTCAAGTGGTCATCTGTGCTGCACTCGTCCTCTTCCGCAGTGCCTTCCTCTATGTCTCAGCTGTGCAGCCTGCACTGTTCCAGG GCGTGAATGCGTTGAGTTCCGGGCCGTGGATCCTTGTAGAGGATTTGAGCTCGGTGTATAATGATGTGGAGGTGGAAAGAGGAGCagtgaaacatgcacataaGAAACGCAAACTGGCAGACGGTAGAGAGAAGACAATG AGCTCAGACGATGAGGAAGGGTTGGGAAAAGGTCGAGGTCGACACATTTTAGTGAACAAGACTGATATGCCCAGCTGGTCAGAGACTCTGGACAGCTTCCGCACAGCGAGGGAAAGCTGGGACCTTCTTCACTCCCACGATGGCCTGGAAACTG AGTTCAAGAAGATCTGTGCCGCTTGGAAGACAGACAGCTGGCTTTGGTTCAGAATATTCCTCACCGACATGATCATATACCAG ggACAGTACCGTAAGGCCCTCTCCAGCCTGCACCAGAtggctgcagtgcagcagcctCAGCCTGGACAGCAGAGCCCCTCAGGTCAGGCCAGTGTGGAGCACCACAGGGCCCTCATACAGCAGGCCTCCTGCCACTACGCACTGGGAGAGTTCAgg ATGGCCTGTGAGAAGCTGCTTGATGTCGTCAGTGGGCTCGTGCCCCCAAACCAAGAACCAACAAAGGCCCCAGAGGATCAGGGTAGAGTCAAGATCAAAACCAGGAAAG GCAATGACCTGAGATTGCTGCCCTGCACCAGTAAAGCTATTTTACCCTTCTGTCTCCAGCTGATGCTGGCCTGCTTCAAG CTCCGTGCTTTCACAGACAGCCGTGACGACCTATCCCTTGGTCATGTGGTGGTGCTCCTGCAGCATGACTGGCCACAGGGCgagatgctgtttttaaaggcaGTAGATAAGATCTGTCAGCAAGGCAGTTTCCAGTATGAGAATTTCTTCAACTATGTCACCA ACATTGACATGCTGGAGGAGTTTGCATACCTGCGCACTCCAGAGGGAGGAAGGATTCAACTGGAGCTGCTGCCCAATCAGGGAATGCTGATCAA acatcacacagtgactcGTGGAATCACCAAAGGAGTGAAGGAGGATTTCCGTCTGGCCATGGAGAGGCAGGTGTCACGCTGTGGAGAGAACCTGTTTAGTGTGCTTCACCGTTTCTGCATCAACGAGAAAGTCATCATCATCCAGTCTCTTCCATGA
- the tlr1 gene encoding toll-like receptor 1: MRAASAALWAAAVLARLQLSASSPDSIVNRSSQNLSSVPRDLSQKVVFLDLSCNHIQQLHQGDFRNATALRILNISWNSLEEIHPETFVDTPALEDLDLSHNRLKNLSGQRYLRHTENLRVLNLTCNNFLTMTLGREFSSLVKLERLALGAKNISMDDFKSIAKVKLHTLTLSLEDELGYEAGSLKDVRAQRLRVAFTRNQVMDHDLFADALSHFDKLELLNLIEGYKNLSKQLSEEAKINTSHLYLTNISIDWPDLTQYVNVILHTSIAHLTTTDVAIHKLPREDTAVAATSKLKSFTARRAVVKSFLFSQEAVYNFFINLPVESLAIVETPIIHMTCPQSQSPILQVDFSFCSLSDSIFSRMEGQQTLECETLGNMRKLTLVRNNLKSLQLLSKRTQNMKSLQHLDLSLNALVYDGLEECVWPPNIKNMTLSFNGLTESVFTCLPKGTETLDLQNNQVTVVPSSILNLENLSSLNLNSNRLRDLPVCNGFPILNELLLKSNSLHAPSVNKLESCPKLKTLDVSYNPFTCTCALRNFISLGIKSERKKGHTGIELLQWPFGYSCTYPEAIRGSTLNNIWIPQVSCNIGLLAATILCPAVVLIIAVLTLCHRLDAPWYMAMIWQWTRAKHRARTRQVRPEDLVGVEFHAFVSYSQHDADWVHNSLLPNLEAPTGGLRICHHEKNFVPGKTIVENIINCVEKSRRSVFVLSAHFVKSEWCHYELYFASHQRLAHGSDSVVLVLLEPLPQYLIPSKYYQLKSMMSRHTYLEWPQDRAKHRLFWANLRAALQADLPNAPVTELEW, translated from the coding sequence ATGAGGGCTGCGAGTGCTGCCCTCTGGGCGGCAGCCGTGTTGGCAAGGCTCCAGCTGAGTGCTTCGTCTCCTGACAGCATCGTCAACCGCTCATCCCAAAACCTCTCCTCTGTCCCGAGAGACCTGTCACAGAAGGTGGTGTTTTTAGACCTTTCATGCAACCACATACAGCAGCTTCACCAAGGCGACTTCAGAAACGCCACTGCCCTGAGGATCCTCAACATTTCATGGAACAGTTTGGAGGAGATTCACCCAGAGACGTTCGTTGACACGCCAGCCCTGGAGGATCTAGACCTGTCACACAACAGGCTGAAGAACCTGTCGGGTCAGCGGTACCTGCGCCACACAGAGAACCTTCGGGTACTGAATTTGACCTGCAACAACTTTCTCACAATGACACTAGGGAGGGAGTTCAGCTCCCTGGTAAAACTGGAGAGATTAGCACTTGGAGCAAAAAACATCTCTATGGATGATTTCAAGAGTATTGCTAAAGTGAAATTACATACACTGACCCTTTCCCTGGAGGATGAACTGGGCTATGAAGCAGGCAGTCTGAAGGATGTTCGTGCTCAAAGGCTTCGGGTAGCCTTCACTAGGAATCAAGTAATGGACCACGATCTGTTTGCTGATGCTCTGTCACACTTTGATAAACTGGAGCTGCTCAATTTGATAGAAGGCTACAAAAACCTCAGTAAGCAGTTGAGCGAGGAAGCAAAAATCAACACATCTCATCTTTATCTCACCAACATCTCAATTGACTGGCCTGACTTGACTCAATATGTGAATGTGATTCTGCATACGTCTATTGCTCATCTGACCACCACTGATGTGGCAATCCACAAATTGCCAAGAGAGGACACAGCTGTGGCTGCAACATCTAAACTCAAGTCGTTTACAGCCAGAAGAGCAGTAGTGAAGTCTTTCCTCTTCTCACAGGAGGCTGTATACAACTTCTTTATAAACTTGCCAGTGGAGAGTTTAGCAATCGTTGAGACTCCAATCATACACATGACATGCCCACAGTCGCAGAGTCCTATCCTACAGGTGGACTTCTCCTTTTGTTCTCTATCTGACTCCATCTTCTCTAGAATGGAGGGTCAACAAACCCTTGAATGTGAGACTCTGGGTAACATGAGGAAATTGACTCTGGTACGCAACAATCTGAAGAGCCTTCAGTTGCTGAGCAAACgcacacaaaacatgaagtCCCTGCAACATCTGGACCTCAGCCTCAACGCCCTGGTTTATGACGGTCTGGAAGAATGTGTCTGGCCACCAAACATCAAAAATATGACTCTGTCTTTTAATGGTCTGACAGAGTCGGTTTTTACATGTCTACCAAAAGGAACAGAGACACTGGACCTCCAGAACAACCAGGTGACTGTAGTACCATCATCCATCTTGAATCTGGAAAACCTTTCATCTCTGAATCTAAACTCCAACAGGCTGCGGGACCTGCCAGTATGCAACGGTTTCCCCATACTGAATGAACTCCTGCTCAAGTCAAATTCCCTCCATGCCCCATCTGTGAACAAGCTTGAAAGCTGTCCCAAACTGAAAACCCTAGATGTCAGTTACAACCCCTTCACCTGCACCTGCGCTCTGAGGAATTTCATAAGTCTTGGAATCAAGTCTGAAAGGAAGAAAGGTCACACGGGAATAGAATTGCTGCAATGGCCATTTGGCTATAGTTGCACATACCCAGAGGCCATTAGAGGCTCCACCTTGAACAACATCTGGATCCCACAGGTCTCCTGTAATATTGGCCTTCTAGCTGCCACCATCTTGTGCCCAGCAGTGGTGTTGATTATTGCAGTTCTGACCCTGTGCCATCGTTTGGATGCTCCCTGGTATATGGCGATGATCTGGCAGTGGACGAGAGCCAAACATCGTGCCAGAACGCGACAAGTTCGACCTGAAGATCTGGTGGGTGTTGAGTTTCATGCTTTTGTGTCTTACAGCCAGCATGACGCAGACTGGGTGCACAATTCTCTCCTCCCCAACCTTGAAGCCCCCACAGGAGGGCTCAGAATCTGCCACCATGAGAAAAACTTTGTGCCGGGAAAGACGATTGTGGAAAATATCATCAACTGTGTGGAGAAAAGCCGACGCTCCGTGTTTGTGCTCTCCGCTCACTTCGTCAAGAGCGAGTGGTGCCATTATGAGCTGTACTTCGCCAGCCACCAACGCCTTGCCCACGGCTCGGACAGCGTTGTGCTGGTGCTGCTCGAGCCTCTCCCTCAATACCTGATCCCATCCAAGTACTACCAGCTTAAGTCCATGATGAGCCGGCACACATACTTGGAGTGGCCTCAGGACAGGGCCAAGCACAGGCTGTTCTGGGCTAACCTCAGGGCTGCCCTACAGGCGGACCTGCCAAATGCACCAGTCACAGAACTAGAGTGGTGA